A region of Candidatus Coatesbacteria bacterium DNA encodes the following proteins:
- a CDS encoding glycosyltransferase, with protein sequence MLGGVDDLSGPADVRHVSQPVGHQDDLHLRRPADVGLRDRLPAVSPNYRYGGRRGRGEGAARSVGPALRAAGDQPAVLHVIGQYGLAGAEKQLARLAARQARRGRRVEVCVLGGELAPALVELTRPARAAHLPGKPRGLRRLRALARKVRSEGWELLAGQLFSGNLYAVAAGRWTDTPVTTFEGGLEPWSRGYHWSVCRWYWRRAALVEVNALAVRSNVISHGGPADKLRLIYNGVEPQPPVTVEEQRRARNELGLGAEPVVCMVANLHRPKDPETLLEAVAGLETARGPATLLLAGDGPLRRILEDRVRRRGMSDRVRLLGRISDVRSVLAAADVSCLSSRAEGLSNSIIEALAAGVPCAASRAGGNAELLGDDERGLLFEVGDVAGCRWVLRRLLTEPVLAQKLAAAGRDWVVEELSFERNLALHDNLYAEARRRWSRR encoded by the coding sequence ATGCTCGGCGGCGTTGATGACCTATCTGGCCCTGCTGATGTTCGGCATGTTTCTCAACCCGTCGGTCATCAAGATGATCTTCATCTACGTCGCCCTGCCGATGTCGGCCTACGAGATCGTTTGCCGGCGGTATCCCCGAATTACCGGTACGGAGGACGCCGAGGGCGGGGCGAAGGAGCTGCTCGCTCCGTGGGTCCAGCCTTGAGAGCTGCTGGCGATCAGCCGGCTGTGCTCCATGTAATCGGCCAGTACGGTCTGGCCGGGGCGGAGAAGCAGCTCGCCCGTCTGGCCGCGCGGCAGGCCCGCCGGGGGCGCCGGGTCGAGGTCTGCGTCCTCGGCGGCGAGTTGGCTCCGGCGCTGGTCGAGCTGACCCGACCGGCCCGGGCCGCCCACCTGCCCGGCAAACCCCGGGGCCTGCGCCGCCTGAGGGCCCTGGCGCGCAAGGTGCGCAGTGAGGGCTGGGAGCTGCTGGCCGGCCAACTCTTTTCCGGCAACCTCTACGCCGTCGCCGCCGGCCGCTGGACCGACACCCCGGTCACGACCTTCGAGGGCGGGCTGGAACCCTGGAGCCGAGGCTACCACTGGAGCGTCTGCCGTTGGTACTGGCGCCGGGCCGCCCTGGTCGAGGTCAACGCCCTCGCGGTCCGCAGCAATGTCATCTCCCACGGAGGTCCCGCCGACAAGCTGCGTTTGATCTACAACGGCGTCGAGCCCCAACCGCCGGTCACGGTTGAAGAGCAGCGCCGGGCCCGGAACGAACTCGGCCTCGGCGCAGAACCCGTGGTCTGCATGGTGGCCAATCTCCACCGCCCCAAGGACCCCGAGACCCTGCTCGAGGCCGTCGCCGGACTGGAGACGGCAAGGGGGCCGGCGACGTTGTTGCTGGCCGGTGACGGGCCGCTGCGCCGTATCCTGGAAGACAGGGTCCGGCGACGGGGTATGAGCGACCGGGTGCGCCTGCTGGGGCGCATCAGCGATGTCCGCAGCGTGCTGGCCGCCGCCGACGTCAGCTGTCTCTCCAGCCGGGCCGAGGGTCTGTCCAACTCGATCATCGAGGCCCTGGCCGCCGGTGTGCCCTGTGCGGCCAGCCGGGCCGGGGGCAACGCCGAGCTGTTGGGTGACGACGAGCGCGGTCTGTTGTTCGAGGTCGGTGATGTCGCCGGGTGTCGGTGGGTCCTGCGACGCCTGCTGACCGAGCCGGTGCTGGCGCAAAAACT
- a CDS encoding glycosyltransferase: protein MSSAGYRLLWTAPFVPYPPISGHCSKLFYLLREVSRRHEVDLLCFVDEEPRENIAPLRSVCRSLDYRIVSRPLSWPSRIRGILSPLPLIIRSYLLAGIQPLISQRLQRRSYDLVHVEGYFLGACLAGLSTPPRLIAPHDAFWRLYLEQLRRVAWPLKPFLAWELYKVHRHEPAVYRSFDACVFCTDVDARSLSGREAGINTVVVSNGVELTEQEPRPALEDHPSLVFSGSYLYPPNETAAWELVVRIAPPLRRRWPGLKVYIVGNRPSARLVEAGRRDARNVISGRVEVMADWIARGSVYCSPLRRGAGFKNKVPEAWAMERPLVATPKTMEGIEFTPGREALVAETTRELVRACALLLENRQLRRRMGAAGRRLVEERYNWPRLARTLLKTYDELVAD, encoded by the coding sequence GTGAGTAGCGCCGGTTATCGTCTCCTCTGGACGGCCCCCTTCGTGCCCTATCCGCCGATCAGCGGGCACTGCTCCAAGCTGTTCTACCTGCTGCGCGAGGTGTCCCGACGGCACGAGGTCGACCTGCTGTGCTTCGTCGACGAAGAGCCCCGGGAGAATATCGCACCGCTAAGAAGCGTCTGTCGTTCGCTTGATTACCGCATCGTCTCACGCCCCCTGTCATGGCCGTCCAGAATTCGTGGAATCCTGTCGCCCCTGCCGCTGATTATCCGCAGCTATTTACTGGCAGGTATTCAACCGCTGATTAGTCAGCGGTTGCAGAGACGCTCGTACGACCTCGTCCACGTCGAGGGTTACTTCCTCGGGGCCTGTCTGGCGGGATTGTCGACTCCGCCGCGGCTGATCGCCCCCCACGACGCCTTCTGGCGTTTGTATCTGGAGCAGCTGCGCCGGGTCGCCTGGCCGCTCAAGCCCTTCCTCGCCTGGGAGCTCTACAAGGTCCACCGTCACGAACCCGCCGTCTATCGCAGTTTCGACGCCTGCGTCTTCTGCACCGACGTCGACGCCCGCTCGCTGAGCGGCCGGGAAGCCGGGATCAACACCGTCGTGGTTTCCAACGGTGTCGAACTCACCGAGCAGGAACCCCGTCCGGCCCTGGAGGATCATCCCAGTCTGGTCTTCTCCGGCTCCTACCTCTATCCGCCCAACGAGACCGCCGCCTGGGAGTTGGTCGTGAGAATCGCCCCGCCCTTGCGCCGCCGCTGGCCCGGACTCAAGGTCTACATCGTCGGCAACCGTCCCAGCGCCCGCCTGGTCGAGGCCGGTCGCCGCGACGCCCGCAATGTGATCAGCGGCCGCGTCGAGGTGATGGCGGACTGGATCGCCCGGGGCTCGGTTTACTGCAGTCCGCTGCGCCGGGGCGCCGGTTTCAAGAACAAGGTGCCCGAGGCCTGGGCCATGGAACGCCCCCTGGTGGCCACGCCGAAGACGATGGAGGGTATCGAGTTCACCCCGGGGCGCGAGGCCCTGGTGGCCGAAACGACCCGAGAACTGGTGCGGGCCTGCGCCCTGCTGCTGGAGAACCGTCAACTGCGCCGGCGGATGGGCGCCGCCGGTCGTCGGCTGGTCGAGGAACGCTACAACTGGCCCCGTCTGGCTCGAACCCTGCTGAAAACCTACGACGAATTGGTGGCCGACTAG
- a CDS encoding oligosaccharide flippase family protein, with product MVKRKPTALIDGGRGLWRSTLAMSVAGLLTTVLGIVRALLLPKLLDTPADYGLLLIVSLITGFGAYVHLGSTQGIYRQIPYLRGRGADEKQLDRLRNSTYGFTGLMSLLAVVGVLFIAGPSTFTSGLVYAVVISGGAFLVLLTNLTALITNLYQADQRFNELARFEVAFSFTSVTATLISAALWGVVGVIVSQVTVQLLFLVLYRVRLGLPLKPRLRGEDVLRVLKVGLPLTLVGFLRYGLENVDAVIVARFIGGDANGFVKLAVTVGLFIILVPFKLGVVLNPAIAEQTGSGRLDRLRDNLLRYSELNAYLAGLVACVAALGVTALLPVYLPRYVPALPLIYIFILRSALCSSTTVAGNTLINLLLERKTYGRWLGVQLALLAASLALAIWLFFQYGSPLAVVLGATALLSLYVLLLLFFTVREFALGTRGALKLLLRVCLPLAYLGLVTWGALWLMSRLAIGFWLWRFLLALGMAVAAALPLVVYEERRLGVLGMLFRRLFGGGRNHESA from the coding sequence TTGGTAAAACGAAAGCCGACAGCACTCATCGACGGCGGACGTGGTCTGTGGCGCAGCACTCTGGCGATGTCCGTCGCCGGGCTGTTGACCACGGTGCTGGGGATCGTCCGGGCCCTGCTGCTGCCCAAGCTCCTCGACACCCCGGCCGACTACGGGCTGCTGTTGATCGTCAGCCTGATCACCGGCTTCGGCGCCTACGTCCATCTGGGCTCCACCCAGGGCATCTACCGCCAGATCCCCTACCTGCGCGGCCGGGGCGCCGACGAGAAACAGCTCGACCGCCTGCGCAACTCGACCTACGGCTTCACCGGACTGATGTCCCTGCTGGCCGTGGTCGGGGTACTGTTCATCGCCGGACCGTCGACCTTCACCTCGGGCCTGGTCTACGCCGTGGTGATTTCGGGCGGCGCCTTCCTGGTCCTGCTGACCAACCTGACGGCCCTGATCACCAATCTGTACCAGGCGGACCAGCGCTTCAACGAGCTGGCCCGTTTCGAGGTGGCCTTCAGCTTCACCTCGGTCACCGCCACCTTGATCAGCGCGGCGCTGTGGGGCGTCGTCGGGGTGATCGTCAGCCAGGTGACGGTCCAGCTTTTGTTCCTGGTGCTCTACCGCGTCAGGCTGGGCCTGCCGCTCAAGCCACGCCTGCGGGGCGAGGATGTCCTGCGGGTGCTCAAGGTGGGTCTGCCGCTGACCCTGGTCGGCTTCCTGCGCTACGGCCTGGAGAACGTCGACGCCGTGATCGTCGCCCGTTTCATCGGCGGCGACGCCAACGGCTTCGTCAAGCTGGCCGTCACCGTGGGGCTGTTCATCATCCTGGTGCCTTTCAAGCTGGGGGTGGTGCTCAACCCGGCGATCGCCGAGCAGACCGGTTCCGGCCGGCTGGACCGCCTGCGCGACAATCTGCTGCGCTACAGCGAACTCAACGCCTATCTGGCCGGGCTGGTGGCCTGCGTGGCGGCCCTGGGGGTGACGGCCCTGCTGCCCGTCTATCTGCCCCGTTACGTGCCGGCCCTGCCCCTGATCTACATCTTCATTCTTCGCTCGGCCCTCTGCTCATCGACCACGGTGGCGGGCAACACTTTGATCAACCTGTTGCTGGAGCGCAAGACCTACGGGCGCTGGCTGGGGGTCCAGCTCGCTCTGCTGGCGGCCTCCCTGGCGCTGGCGATCTGGCTGTTCTTCCAGTACGGTTCGCCCCTGGCCGTCGTACTCGGCGCCACCGCCTTGCTCAGCCTCTACGTGCTGTTGCTGCTGTTCTTCACCGTGCGGGAATTCGCCCTGGGGACCCGGGGGGCGCTCAAGCTGCTGCTGCGGGTCTGTCTGCCGCTGGCTTACCTGGGTCTGGTGACCTGGGGGGCGTTATGGTTGATGAGCCGCTTGGCGATCGGTTTCTGGCTGTGGCGTTTCCTGCTCGCTCTGGGGATGGCGGTGGCGGCGGCCCTACCCCTGGTAGTCTACGAGGAGCGCCGGCTGGGCGTGCTGGGGATGCTGTTCCGGCGGCTCTTCGGCGGGGGGCGGAACCATGAATCCGCGTAG
- a CDS encoding aminotransferase class I/II-fold pyridoxal phosphate-dependent enzyme, which produces METVDSHDSLSRALAAIDAGGRGLALVVDDAGRLVGTLTDGDVRRHLLDGGSLEDPVSAVYNDKPLIAREGYDPAELRAAMRTRGVRFVPLLEDGRPVELLALDELIVGLGDDRPAVLGGRPFFTEPVPVARPTLPPYEEIEPDLRRALESGMITNDAQVRSFEAEAAAYLGVEAERVVALANCTTGLILALRTVESPGEVVMPSFTYFATGLSAVWNGLTPVFCEARSGDFTLDAAAAEAAVGPETRALTAVYTFGCPPPVDELRRIADEAGIPLILDAAHAFGTRLGERPAGTLGDIEVFSLSPTKPVTAAEGGLVVCRRRETAERLRLERNLGVLDSAVDPSRGLNGRLSELNAAVGRATLRHHEDNLARRHELVRFYKAGLGGLPGLTFQELAPDCRTTYKDFAVVVDERAFGLSRDELARALAADNVAVKRYFSPPQHLQRRFEGVARSAGPLTRTEELARDVICLPLWSHMERETVEGVVGAVARLHRARDEIRRRLETLGRELG; this is translated from the coding sequence ATGGAAACGGTCGACAGCCACGACAGCCTGAGCCGGGCCCTGGCGGCGATCGACGCCGGCGGTCGCGGTTTGGCCCTGGTGGTCGACGACGCCGGGCGTCTCGTCGGTACCCTGACCGACGGCGACGTGCGCCGCCACCTGCTCGACGGCGGTAGCCTGGAAGACCCGGTCAGCGCGGTTTACAACGACAAGCCTCTGATTGCCCGGGAGGGATATGATCCGGCCGAACTGCGGGCGGCGATGCGGACTCGCGGGGTGCGCTTCGTGCCGCTGCTGGAGGACGGGCGTCCCGTGGAACTGCTGGCCCTCGACGAACTGATCGTCGGCCTCGGGGACGACCGTCCGGCCGTTCTCGGCGGGCGGCCCTTCTTCACCGAGCCCGTCCCCGTCGCCCGGCCGACCCTGCCGCCCTACGAGGAGATCGAGCCCGATCTGCGACGGGCCCTCGAGAGCGGGATGATCACCAACGACGCCCAGGTGCGCTCCTTCGAGGCCGAGGCGGCCGCCTACCTGGGGGTCGAGGCCGAGCGGGTCGTCGCCCTGGCCAACTGCACCACCGGCCTGATCCTGGCCCTGCGTACCGTCGAGTCACCGGGCGAGGTCGTCATGCCCTCCTTCACCTACTTCGCCACGGGCCTCTCCGCCGTCTGGAACGGGCTGACCCCGGTCTTCTGCGAGGCCAGATCCGGCGACTTCACCCTGGACGCCGCCGCGGCGGAGGCCGCCGTCGGGCCGGAAACCCGGGCCCTGACTGCCGTCTACACCTTCGGCTGCCCGCCCCCCGTCGACGAGTTGCGCCGCATCGCCGACGAGGCCGGCATCCCCCTGATTCTCGACGCCGCCCACGCCTTCGGTACCCGGCTGGGCGAGCGTCCCGCCGGCACCCTGGGCGACATCGAGGTCTTCAGCCTTTCGCCCACCAAGCCCGTCACCGCCGCCGAGGGCGGCCTGGTGGTCTGCCGGCGTCGTGAAACCGCCGAGCGCCTCCGCCTGGAGCGCAACCTGGGCGTCCTCGACTCCGCGGTCGATCCCAGCCGGGGGCTCAACGGCCGCTTGAGCGAACTCAACGCCGCCGTCGGCCGGGCGACTCTGCGGCACCACGAGGACAACCTGGCCCGGCGCCACGAGCTCGTCCGCTTCTACAAGGCCGGCCTGGGCGGTCTGCCCGGTCTGACCTTCCAGGAGCTTGCGCCGGATTGCCGCACCACCTACAAAGACTTCGCCGTCGTCGTCGACGAACGGGCTTTCGGCCTCTCCCGGGATGAGCTGGCCCGCGCCCTGGCCGCCGACAACGTCGCCGTCAAGCGCTACTTCTCCCCGCCCCAGCATCTGCAGCGCCGCTTCGAGGGCGTCGCCCGGTCGGCCGGGCCCTTGACGCGGACCGAGGAGCTGGCCCGCGACGTCATCTGCCTGCCGCTGTGGTCCCACATGGAGCGGGAGACCGTCGAGGGCGTCGTCGGCGCCGTCGCCCGCCTGCACCGGGCCCGCGACGAGATCCGCCGCCGTCTCGAGACGCTGGGCCGCGAGCTTGGATGA
- a CDS encoding transferase, with amino-acid sequence MSELRTVMVGAGGHGRVVADLIRLSGHLELVAVVDDDSRTHGGYLDGVEIIGSTTLLERHPRAATACVVAVGDNRTRARIFNLALGLGYHLPPLVHPSAVIARGVKLSAGLVVCAGAIVNPGARLGVGVILNTGCSVDHDGEIGDHAHLHPGAVLAGAVKVGAYTFIGTNAAVNPGVAVGAKAMIGSGAVVVEDVPDGVIAYGVPARVQGEWNGF; translated from the coding sequence ATGAGCGAGCTGCGCACGGTTATGGTGGGCGCCGGGGGCCACGGCCGCGTGGTCGCCGACCTGATCCGGCTGAGCGGTCACCTGGAGCTGGTGGCCGTCGTCGACGACGACTCGCGCACCCACGGCGGTTACCTCGACGGCGTCGAGATCATCGGCTCGACGACCCTGCTGGAGCGGCACCCCCGGGCGGCGACGGCCTGTGTGGTCGCCGTGGGCGACAATCGCACCCGGGCACGGATCTTCAACCTGGCCCTCGGGTTGGGCTACCACCTGCCGCCGCTGGTCCACCCCTCCGCCGTCATCGCCCGCGGCGTCAAGCTCTCCGCGGGACTCGTCGTCTGCGCCGGGGCGATCGTCAACCCCGGCGCCCGCCTGGGCGTCGGCGTGATCCTCAATACGGGCTGTTCGGTCGATCACGACGGCGAGATCGGTGATCACGCCCACCTGCACCCCGGCGCCGTGCTGGCCGGCGCAGTCAAGGTGGGAGCCTACACCTTTATCGGCACCAACGCCGCGGTCAACCCCGGCGTCGCCGTCGGCGCTAAGGCGATGATCGGCTCCGGCGCCGTGGTCGTCGAGGACGTCCCGGACGGTGTGATCGCCTACGGCGTGCCGGCCCGGGTTCAGGGCGAGTGGAACGGTTTTTGA
- the neuC gene encoding UDP-N-acetylglucosamine 2-epimerase (hydrolyzing), which produces MLRVAVLTGCRSDYGLLRPLLRLLEDEPGVEPAVYAAAGHLAVSRGSTVELVEADGFRPRRLAPLDEADDSLTGMADLAGRVCGALAELWRTERPHWLVVLGDRVEVLGAATAAWYSRVALAQLQAGDRSRVDDGPRHAVSRLAQLLFPATVAAEERLLAWGEEPQRVHRVGSLALDHARDQRPLDEAELSELGERLGLDLHGPFHLLVYHPLPGEAAATQRGLAACLTALTELNEPVLALHPNADAGGRAVIAALRDWAAAADRRALTANLPPREFVGLLRGCGALVGNSSAGLIEASLLGTPVVNVGRRQDGRERGANVYDLPEPTADGVRATLARIRADDELREQLTAQPSPYGDGRAAPRVVESLLSAPLDDDFLSKRLVER; this is translated from the coding sequence GTGCTCCGCGTCGCCGTCCTCACCGGTTGCCGTTCGGATTACGGCCTGCTGCGCCCCCTGCTGCGGCTGCTGGAGGACGAGCCCGGCGTCGAGCCGGCCGTCTACGCCGCCGCCGGGCATCTGGCCGTCTCGCGGGGCTCGACCGTCGAGTTGGTCGAGGCCGACGGTTTCCGGCCCCGGCGCCTGGCGCCCCTCGACGAGGCCGACGACAGCCTCACGGGGATGGCCGACCTGGCCGGCAGGGTCTGCGGCGCTCTGGCCGAGCTCTGGCGCACGGAGCGACCGCACTGGTTGGTGGTGCTGGGCGATCGGGTCGAGGTCCTGGGCGCCGCGACGGCGGCCTGGTACAGCCGGGTGGCCCTGGCCCAGCTCCAGGCCGGTGACCGTTCCCGGGTCGACGACGGACCGCGCCACGCCGTCAGCCGGTTGGCCCAGCTCCTCTTTCCGGCCACCGTCGCCGCCGAAGAGCGCCTGCTGGCCTGGGGCGAGGAGCCGCAACGCGTTCACCGCGTCGGCTCCCTGGCCCTGGACCACGCCCGGGACCAGCGGCCCCTGGACGAGGCCGAGCTGAGCGAGCTCGGGGAGCGGCTGGGTCTCGATTTACACGGACCTTTCCACCTGCTGGTCTACCATCCCCTGCCCGGCGAGGCGGCGGCGACGCAGCGCGGACTGGCGGCCTGCCTGACGGCCCTGACCGAGCTGAATGAGCCCGTGCTGGCCCTCCACCCCAACGCCGACGCCGGCGGTCGGGCGGTGATCGCCGCCCTGCGCGATTGGGCCGCCGCCGCTGACCGCCGGGCGCTGACGGCCAACCTGCCGCCGCGGGAGTTCGTCGGTTTGCTGCGCGGCTGCGGCGCCCTGGTCGGCAACTCCTCGGCCGGCTTGATCGAGGCCTCCCTGCTCGGTACGCCCGTGGTCAACGTCGGTCGACGCCAGGACGGTCGGGAGCGCGGCGCCAACGTTTACGATCTCCCCGAGCCGACGGCGGACGGTGTTCGCGCGACGCTGGCGCGGATCCGCGCCGACGACGAACTGCGCGAGCAACTGACCGCGCAGCCCTCGCCCTACGGCGACGGCCGCGCCGCCCCCCGGGTGGTCGAGAGCCTGTTGTCCGCCCCATTGGACGACGATTTCCTCAGTAAAAGGCTGGTGGAGCGATGA
- a CDS encoding methyltransferase domain-containing protein yields MQTEPRSGRRTTVDTRHNRRTHGGLAVVTSDYEEFDTAPEPLPAEAVRRRSAVDVHVRFGNADLAGWLLESLAPQDDEAVLEYGCGVGNLSLPLARALARGGSLAAVDFEPQYEKAWEILEGVAELPVEFKTLEPSDTLPWRDGAFDLAVAVFTLQFIPDLERSVDELHRLLKAGGRLFVVGGAPDDQASFRRFYDEIIDCAPQIKEQALGRDLTTQVLPVLESAFGAGERSDFTNVLRFPRPVDLVEYFASSRLYRELEADLAARDDLMDTLYHVAEDTIGREGAYTVTRHLSGVLFTR; encoded by the coding sequence CTGCAAACTGAACCGCGATCTGGCCGCCGGACGACCGTTGACACGAGACACAATCGACGAACCCACGGAGGGCTTGCAGTGGTGACCAGCGACTACGAGGAGTTCGATACCGCGCCGGAGCCGTTACCCGCCGAGGCCGTACGGCGGCGCTCGGCCGTCGATGTGCACGTCCGCTTCGGCAACGCCGACCTGGCCGGCTGGCTGCTGGAGAGCCTGGCGCCGCAGGACGATGAAGCGGTCCTCGAATACGGCTGCGGCGTGGGCAACCTCTCCCTGCCCTTGGCCCGGGCCCTGGCCCGGGGCGGCAGCCTGGCGGCGGTGGATTTCGAGCCCCAGTACGAGAAGGCCTGGGAGATCCTCGAGGGCGTCGCCGAGCTGCCCGTCGAGTTCAAGACCCTGGAGCCCTCGGACACCCTGCCCTGGCGCGACGGCGCCTTCGACCTCGCCGTCGCCGTCTTCACCCTGCAGTTCATCCCCGACCTGGAGCGCTCCGTCGACGAGCTGCACCGGCTGCTCAAGGCGGGAGGGCGGCTCTTCGTCGTCGGGGGCGCCCCGGACGATCAGGCCTCCTTCCGACGCTTCTACGATGAGATCATCGACTGCGCGCCGCAGATCAAGGAGCAGGCCCTGGGCCGGGACCTGACCACCCAGGTTCTGCCCGTCCTCGAGTCAGCCTTCGGAGCCGGCGAGCGCAGCGACTTCACCAATGTCCTGCGCTTCCCCCGGCCGGTGGACCTGGTGGAGTACTTCGCCTCCAGCCGGCTGTACCGGGAACTCGAGGCCGATCTGGCCGCCCGGGACGACCTGATGGACACCCTCTACCACGTCGCCGAGGACACCATCGGCCGCGAGGGCGCCTACACCGTCACCCGGCACCTGTCCGGCGTCCTGTTCACCCGCTGA
- a CDS encoding N-acetylneuraminate synthase, translating into MSASPVQLSGRRLAVGEPVYVVAEIGVNHNGDPIAARRLIDAAREAGADAVKFQAFDPAELVDDDAPTAAYQSAAAGLSDQRRMLERLTLDRDALAGLRDYCAAVGIDFLASAFGAAQVELLVELGVDALKLGSGELTDPFVLDAARAAGLPLVVSTGMAGPRDIDWAVERLWEAPLVLLHCTSAYPAPDAELHLRALSALRERYGVPVGYSDHSRGFQAALLAAALGAVLIEKHFTLDREAAGPDQRASAEPAELAELVRRLRRAELQLGGRTKAHRPAEDDARAAARKGLRVARDLAAGHALEPGDLIARRPLRGLDPRNLDALYGCKLNRDLAAGRPLTRDTIDEPTEGLQW; encoded by the coding sequence TTGAGCGCCAGCCCGGTCCAGCTTAGCGGTCGCCGTCTGGCCGTAGGTGAGCCGGTCTACGTGGTGGCCGAGATCGGCGTCAACCATAACGGCGATCCGATCGCGGCCCGGCGCTTGATCGACGCGGCCCGGGAGGCCGGGGCCGACGCCGTCAAGTTCCAGGCCTTCGACCCCGCCGAACTGGTGGACGACGACGCCCCGACGGCCGCCTACCAGAGCGCGGCCGCCGGGTTGTCCGACCAGCGCCGGATGCTGGAACGCTTGACCCTCGACCGCGACGCGCTGGCCGGGCTGCGGGATTACTGCGCCGCGGTCGGTATCGACTTCCTGGCCTCGGCCTTCGGCGCCGCCCAGGTCGAGCTGCTGGTCGAGCTGGGCGTCGACGCGCTCAAGCTGGGCTCCGGTGAGCTGACCGATCCCTTCGTCCTCGACGCCGCCCGGGCCGCCGGGCTGCCCCTCGTCGTCTCGACGGGGATGGCCGGGCCCCGGGACATCGACTGGGCCGTCGAACGCCTCTGGGAGGCGCCCCTGGTGCTGCTGCACTGCACCAGCGCCTACCCGGCTCCCGACGCCGAGCTGCACCTGCGCGCCCTGTCGGCGCTGCGCGAGCGCTACGGCGTTCCCGTGGGCTATTCGGACCACAGCCGGGGCTTCCAGGCGGCGCTGCTGGCCGCGGCCCTGGGGGCGGTGCTGATCGAGAAACACTTTACCCTGGACCGCGAGGCGGCGGGTCCGGATCAGCGGGCCAGCGCCGAACCCGCCGAGCTGGCCGAGCTGGTTCGGCGGCTGCGCCGGGCCGAGCTTCAGTTGGGCGGGCGGACCAAGGCCCACCGTCCGGCCGAGGACGACGCCCGCGCCGCGGCGCGCAAGGGTCTGCGGGTGGCCCGGGATCTGGCCGCCGGGCACGCCTTGGAACCGGGCGACTTGATCGCCCGTCGACCGCTACGGGGGCTGGACCCGCGTAACCTGGACGCGCTCTACGGCTGCAAACTGAACCGCGATCTGGCCGCCGGACGACCGTTGACACGAGACACAATCGACGAACCCACGGAGGGCTTGCAGTGGTGA
- a CDS encoding acylneuraminate cytidylyltransferase family protein yields MEVLALIPARGGSRGLPHKNLAELGGRPLLAYTADCVNDCRAPLRAVLSTDDDRIARLGAKLGLETPFRRPAELADDATPTLPVVQHALARLSAEEGYRPEVVVVLQPTSPLRTGRHLDEALELFAAVACDSLLSLAPVESHPAWAWRVEDGLAVPLERERPRRRQELPPLYRPNGALYLTTPQLLAADRLLGEAVAAYVMEPWESVDVDDDWDLAVAEAALIYRRGRA; encoded by the coding sequence GTGGAGGTCCTGGCCCTCATTCCGGCCCGCGGCGGCTCGAGGGGGCTGCCGCACAAGAACCTGGCCGAGCTGGGTGGACGGCCGCTGCTGGCCTACACCGCCGACTGCGTGAACGATTGCCGCGCCCCGCTGCGCGCCGTGTTGTCCACCGACGACGACCGGATAGCCCGCCTGGGCGCCAAGCTGGGCCTGGAGACGCCCTTCCGCCGACCGGCGGAGCTGGCCGACGACGCGACGCCGACCCTGCCCGTGGTCCAGCACGCCCTGGCCCGGCTCTCCGCCGAGGAGGGCTATCGGCCCGAGGTCGTCGTCGTGCTCCAGCCCACCTCGCCGTTGCGCACGGGGCGGCATCTCGACGAGGCCCTGGAGCTGTTCGCCGCCGTCGCTTGCGATTCCCTGCTCTCCCTGGCCCCGGTGGAGAGCCACCCCGCCTGGGCTTGGCGGGTCGAGGACGGCCTGGCCGTACCCCTGGAGCGGGAGCGGCCGCGGCGGCGCCAGGAGCTGCCGCCCCTCTACCGGCCCAACGGCGCCCTCTACCTGACCACGCCGCAGCTGCTGGCCGCCGACCGGTTGCTGGGCGAGGCCGTCGCCGCCTACGTGATGGAGCCCTGGGAGTCCGTCGACGTCGACGACGACTGGGACCTGGCCGTGGCCGAGGCCGCCCTGATCTATCGCCGCGGCCGCGCCTGA